In Spirochaeta thermophila DSM 6578, the DNA window TGTCGAGGATGTAGCAGCCCAACTCGCCGCCGCCGACCAGGACGATCTTCTTTATCTCCTCGGGGGTGATGCCTATGGCCTTGTAGAGCGTGGGGAAGTCTTCGGGGCGGGCGAGGATGTAGAGATGGTCGCCTTCCTCGATGGGAGTGTGGCCCGAGGGGACCTGGTAGGCCTCCCCCCGCTGGATGAGGGGGACGAGGAAGAGGAGGCCTACGACGGCGCGGAGGTGCTGTATGGGTTTCTTGATGAAAGGCGAGGAGGGAGGGACCTTTATCACCTGGAGCTGGAAGTGCGAGGTCTCGAACAGGCTGATGGGGCTCATGGCCCCGCTCTGGATGGCGCGCACCACCATCCGGGCGGTCTCTATCTCCGGGTTGATGATGATGTCGATGCCGAAGAGGGGGGTCTCGAGCACCTCGCTCGCGCTGTAGTCGAACTTCCTCACCCTGGCGATGGTCTTGGGGGTATGGAACACGCTCTTGGCGAGCCCACACGATATGATGTTGATCTCGTCGGAGTCGGTGACGCTCACGAAGTAGTCGGCCTTATCCACCTCCGCCTTTCGGAGGGTCTCGATCTGGTTTCCCGGCTCGTTGAGCACGAAGCAGTCGAGGAGATTGGCCGCGTGTCGTGCGAGGGCGGGATCCTGTTCGATGATGGTGATCGCGTGTCCTTCCTGGATGAGGGTCCGGGCGAGCTGGAACCCCACCCTTCCCGCACCATGGATGATGATGTTCATAGCTCCACGATACGGCAGGAGGGAACGCCTGTCAATCTCGATTCAGCGTGCTGGGGAAATTTCGCGGGGGAGAGCTCAGAGCATACGAAAGAAACCGTTTTCTCTTGTCAGGGACATCCTATCCTGGTAGGATGGGTGCGAGGAGGT includes these proteins:
- the trkA gene encoding Trk system potassium transporter TrkA gives rise to the protein MNIIIHGAGRVGFQLARTLIQEGHAITIIEQDPALARHAANLLDCFVLNEPGNQIETLRKAEVDKADYFVSVTDSDEINIISCGLAKSVFHTPKTIARVRKFDYSASEVLETPLFGIDIIINPEIETARMVVRAIQSGAMSPISLFETSHFQLQVIKVPPSSPFIKKPIQHLRAVVGLLFLVPLIQRGEAYQVPSGHTPIEEGDHLYILARPEDFPTLYKAIGITPEEIKKIVLVGGGELGCYILDMLNARREEGGFFRHLFRRIFTPQRYQFHIIDQDYDRCKYLAHRYPDATVSNVDISQEGFMEEGNLEGYDVVITATQSQELNLLTALYAKKVGVRKSIAVVHRIPFMHLGEQLGLDVTVSLNHAVLTTILKAIYQEKVHTIYPISGSPYELVETVILPTSPFIGKKIKELGLPGETLILLITRKEEQIIPSGDTELREGDKLVLIFNQTHRQKVEEFFA